In the genome of Pseudomonadales bacterium, one region contains:
- a CDS encoding DUF1585 domain-containing protein, with amino-acid sequence GWALESFDAIGQLREQYVYTLDPDKIKNAKGMKIDTSGKIHTGETYKNIVDFKKVLLQKKDDFTRCLIKKLMTYASGRTMEALDNEEINRILSEVKPKGSRLQDIMLEIVTSKIFLTK; translated from the coding sequence GGTTGGGCTTTGGAGAGTTTCGACGCCATTGGTCAATTAAGAGAACAATATGTCTATACCCTTGATCCAGATAAAATAAAAAACGCTAAAGGTATGAAAATTGATACATCAGGCAAAATTCATACCGGTGAAACCTACAAGAATATCGTCGACTTCAAAAAAGTGCTGTTGCAAAAGAAAGATGATTTTACCCGTTGCTTAATTAAGAAATTGATGACCTATGCTTCTGGCAGAACAATGGAAGCTTTAGATAATGAAGAAATCAATCGAATTCTTAGCGAAGTGAAACCAAAAGGTTCGAGGCTTCAGGATATAATGCTGGAAATTGTCACCAGCAAAATATTTTTGACTAAGTAG